A window from Mangifera indica cultivar Alphonso chromosome 2, CATAS_Mindica_2.1, whole genome shotgun sequence encodes these proteins:
- the LOC123209546 gene encoding uncharacterized protein LOC123209546: MRGGALIMVVLLSLISVGCGARLGSERQKLEVEKHLNRLNKKPVKSIESPDGDIIDCVHMSHQPAFDHPYLKDQKIQMRPKYHPEGLFNDNKVSVKPKERTNPINQLWHVNGKCPEGTIPIRRTRRDDVLRASSVKRYGKKKHRSIPIPQPKSADPDLINESGHQHAIAYVEGDKYYGAKATINVWEPKIQQPNEFSLSQLWILGGSFGQDLNSIEAGWQVSPDLYGDNNTRLFTYWTSDAYQATGCYNLLCSGFIQINSEIAMGASISPVSAYRNSQYDISILIWKDPTEGHWWMQFGNDYVLGYWPSFLFSYLADSASMIEWGGEVVNSEPDGQHTATQMGSGHFPEEGFGKSSYFRNIQVVDGSNNLKAPKGIGTFTEQSNCYDVQTGTNGDWGHYFYYGGPGRNPSCS, from the exons ATGAGAGGAGGAGCTTTGATAATGGTGGTTTTGTTGAGTTTGATCTCTGTGGGTTGTGGTGCTAGGTTGGGTTCTGAAAGGCAGAAACTTGAAGTTGAAAAGCATTTGAATCGCTTGAACAAAAAACCAGTTAAAAGCATTGAG AGTCCAGATGGGGATATAATAGATTGTGTTCACATGTCACACCAACCAGCTTTTGATCATCCTTATCTCAAAgaccaaaaaattcag ATGAGGCCTAAATACCACCCAGAAGGGCTTTTTAATGATAACAAAGTATCTGTGAAACCCAAAGAAAGAACAAACCCCATTAACCAGTTGTGGCATGTGAATGGTAAATGCCCTGAAGGGACTATTCCCATAAGGAGGACCAGGAGAGATGATGTTTTGAGGGCAAGCTCGGTGAAAAGATATGGCAAGAAGAAGCACAGAAGCATCCCAATCCCTCAGCCAAAGTCAGCGGATCCTGACCTCATCAATGAAAGTGGTCATCAG CATGCCATTGCTTATGTTGAAGGAGATAAATACTATGGAGCAAAAGCCACCATTAATGTATGGGAACCAAAAATACAACAACCTAATGAGTTCAGCTTGTCTCAGCTTTGGATTTTGGGAGGTTCTTTTGGTCAAGATCTTAACAGCATTGAAGCTGGATGGCag GTTAGCCCTGATCTATATGGTGATAACAACACCAGACTTTTTACCTACTGGACT AGTGATGCATATCAAGCCACAGGCTGCTACAATCTTCTTTGCTCTGGCTTTATTCAAATCAACAGTGAAATAGCAATGGGAGCAAGCATATCTCCTGTTTCTGCCTACAGGAATTCCCAATATGATATCAGTATTCTTATCTGGAAG GATCCGACCGAGGGGCATTGGTGGATGCAATTTGGAAATGACTATGTGTTGGGATACTGGCCATCTTTCCTATTTTCATACTTGGCAGACAGTGCTTCCATGATTGAATGGGGAGGTGAAGTTGTGAACTCAGAGCCAGATGGGCAGCACACGGCAACTCAAATGGGCAGTGGCCATTTTCCTGAAGAAGGATTTGGGAAATCAAGTTATTTCAGGAACATACAAGTAGTGGATGGGTCAAATAATCTCAAGGCCCCAAAAGGCATTGGCACTTTTACTGAGCAATCCAACTGCTATGATGTCCAAACAGGCACTAACGGGGATTGGGGACATTACTTTTATTATGGGGGCCCGGGTAGAAACCCTAGTTGCTCATAA
- the LOC123200284 gene encoding uncharacterized protein LOC123200284: MVFNSLVVLTVAHVSADSWQSVLCVPTQERFSSQQLLDLVCCLPLQQLGRFALCLWTFLCLPHPDSFYSYSTYYDSSDSDYDIDDNGDGDGDGASSSSTIDLEEYYYHPRSD, from the coding sequence ATGGTGTTCAACAGCTTGGTAGTGTTAACAGTAGCCCACGTATCAGCAGACTCATGGCAATCAGTCTTATGCGTGCCAACTCAGGAGCGATTCAGCAGCCAACAGCTGTTAGATCTTGTGTGTTGTTTGCCCTTGCAGCAACTGGGTCGTTTTGCCCTTTGTCTTTGGACCTTTCTGTGTCTTCCCCATCCTGATTCCTTCTATTCTTACTCCACTTACTATGATTCTTCGGACTCTGACTATGATATTGATGATAATGGTGATGGCGATGGCGATGGCGCTTCTTCATCCTCCACCATTGATCTTGAGGAGTACTACTACCATCCCCGTTCTGATTGA